From the genome of Thermotoga sp. Mc24:
CTCTGGAGATGGTATGTTCTCTATTTTGAACTCGTAGTTTCCAATGGTAGAGGAGATTCTTACGATGTGAACGTTGTGATTCGTGGCTGGATCTGCCATTATTGTTACCTTTACCTTTTCAAATCCCACCACAAGGCCGATGGTTGACGCTACGTTGATGTTTCTTGGGAAAAGCCTTGAAGCTTCCTCGACGTTTCCTTCGAACACGACTGTTTTGCCTTTCAAATCCAGGTCGAGACTCTTTGGAGGTTTTATCGTTTCTATGTGGACGTTTTCGACAAAGTCTTTGATGGAAGAAAGAACATCGAGACCACCAATGGCACCGGATGGGAAGAAGACCCTGGCTGGTGAATTTTTTAACTCGTTGAAGAACTTCTCTCTGAAGACTTTGTCTGCAAAAGCACT
Proteins encoded in this window:
- the nadX gene encoding aspartate dehydrogenase, with the translated sequence MTALIIGMGNIGKKLVELGNFENVYVYDRVPKDIPGVIRLDEFQIPSNVDAIVECASPEAVKEYSLQILKNPVNYIVISTSAFADKVFREKFFNELKNSPARVFFPSGAIGGLDVLSSIKDFVENVHIETIKPPKSLDLDLKGKTVVFEGNVEEASRLFPRNINVASTIGLVVGFEKVKVTIMADPATNHNVHIVRISSTIGNYEFKIENIPSPENPKTSMLTVYSILRTLKNLESKIVFG